A single genomic interval of Macadamia integrifolia cultivar HAES 741 chromosome 6, SCU_Mint_v3, whole genome shotgun sequence harbors:
- the LOC122081071 gene encoding transcription factor MYB17-like isoform X2 has translation MGRAPCCDKQGLKKGPWTPEEDEILVEYIKKNGYGSWRSLPKLAGLPRCGKSCRLRWTNYLRPDIKRGPFTLKEEKTIIQMHRMLGNRWAAIASKLPGRTDNEIKNFWNTHMKKRLSPMGLVLQSHGGSFVETIAKLAAPAMTRHMAQWESARLEAEARLSKESFLIPNPNPSSSSLSTSGSEVLDPSDYFLRMWNSEVGESFRSLSKQEQPINHQASISIKCESGSGSGVTTEVAPTEDMESKSCSRSDGDGGGGECSEMSSSNEVAEEEDSSETSLHLLLDFPGPGNDDEMGFFQGEMMMMMSNTSLFPTLLNETSY, from the exons ATGGGAAGAGCTCCTTGTTGCGATAAGCAAGGACTGAAGAAAGGACCTTGGACGCCCGAAGAAGACGAGAtcctcgttgaatacatcaagAAAAACGGATATGGAAGCTGGAGATCTCTTCCTAAGCTCGCAg GTTTACCTCGGTGTGGGAAGAGCTGTCGACTTAGGTGGACTAATTATCTTCGACCAGATATTAAGAGAGGTCCGTTTACGCTCAAAGAAGAGAAGACTATCATCCAGATGCATCGCATGCTCGGAAATAG GTGGGCTGCCATAGCTTCTAAACTACCAGGAAGAACGGACAATGAGATCAAGAACTTCTGGAACACACACATGAAGAAGCGTCTCTCCCCGATGGGCTTGGTTCTACAATCCCACGGCGGGAGCTTTGTTGAGACTATTGCCAAGTTAGCAGCCCCTGCAATGACACGCCACATGGCGCAATGGGAAAGTGCGAGGCTTGAAGCCGAGGCCCGTCTGTCCAAGGAGTCCTTCCTTATCCCCAATCCCAACCCGTCATCATCGTCATTGTCAACCTCCGGCTCCGAGGTATTAGACCCCTCCGACTACTTCCTTCGGATGTGGAACTCCGAGGTTGGAGAATCGTTTCGAAGTTTAAGCAAGCAAGAGCAGCCCATCAATCATCAGGCATCCATATCCATAAAATGTGAATCAGGATCAGGGTCTGGGGTAACAACAGAAGTGGCGCCCACCGAGGACATGGAGAGCAAGAGCTGTAGCAGATcagatggtgatggtggtggaggtgaatGTTCGGAGATGTCGAGCTCCAATGAAGTGGCAGAAGAGGAAGATTCGTCGGAGACATCGTTGCATCTACTGCTAGATTTCCCAGGTCCAGGTAACGATGATGAAATGGGTTTCTTCcagggagagatgatgatgatgatgagtaatACCTCTCTCTTCCCCACCTTGTTGAACGAAACCTCGTATTGA
- the LOC122080801 gene encoding probable ascorbate-specific transmembrane electron transporter 1 has translation MVPLTMVTHLLGIGAAVMVLVWCIHFRGGLAFEATNKSLIFNIHPVLTLIGVIILGGEAIISHKSVPFSKGLKKLIHLTLHAIALIFGIIGTYAAFKYHHECSAPNLFSLHSWMGIGVIFLYAIQWIYGFVVFCYPAISAGIRAQSLPPHVLFGLFVYILAVATALLGFLEKLTFLENSDVPQYGPEAYLVNFTAVVTILFGVSIVLTAISPPPRTVAVAVAEDPGKSDIEIFGISDK, from the exons ATGGTGCCACTCACTATGGTAACACACTTGCTGGGTATTGGGGCGGCGGTTATGGTATTGGTATGGTGCATCCATTTCAGAGGGGGTCTTGCCTTTGAAGCCACCAACAAGTCTCTCATCTTTAat ATTCATCCGGTGCTGACATTAATTGGAGTCATAATTCTAGGTGGTGAAG CCATAATCAGTCACAAAAGTGTTCCCTTCTCAAAGGGATTGAAGAAGTTGATCCATCTCACTTTGCACGCCATTGCCCTCATCTTTGGCATTATAGGCACCTACGCCGCATTCAAATATCACCATGAATGCTCTGCTCCCAATCTCTTCAGCTTGCATTCTTGGATGGGGATTGGAGTTATCTTTCTTTATGCTATTCAG TGGATATATGGGTTCGTGGTGTTCTGTTACCCTGCCATATCGGCCGGAATTAGAGCTCAATCTCTTCCACCTCACGTTCTCTTTGGGCTGTTCGTGTATATATTAGCCGTTGCCACGGCCTTACTGGGCTTTTTGGAGAAGCTTACCTTCCTCGAAAACTCCGACGTCCCCCAGTACGGGCCGGAGGCTTACCTCGTCAACTTCACCGCCGTCGTTACTATTTTGTTTGGAGTCTCCATAGTGTTAACTGCTATTTCTCCACCACCAAGAACAGTTGCAGTGGCAGTTGCAGAGGACCCAGGCAAATCAGACATAGAGATTTTTGGTATAAGTGATAAATAA
- the LOC122081071 gene encoding transcription factor MYB17-like isoform X1, whose protein sequence is MGSVSISPLKKMGRAPCCDKQGLKKGPWTPEEDEILVEYIKKNGYGSWRSLPKLAGLPRCGKSCRLRWTNYLRPDIKRGPFTLKEEKTIIQMHRMLGNRWAAIASKLPGRTDNEIKNFWNTHMKKRLSPMGLVLQSHGGSFVETIAKLAAPAMTRHMAQWESARLEAEARLSKESFLIPNPNPSSSSLSTSGSEVLDPSDYFLRMWNSEVGESFRSLSKQEQPINHQASISIKCESGSGSGVTTEVAPTEDMESKSCSRSDGDGGGGECSEMSSSNEVAEEEDSSETSLHLLLDFPGPGNDDEMGFFQGEMMMMMSNTSLFPTLLNETSY, encoded by the exons ATGGGGTCGGTTTCAATATCGCCG TTGAAGAAGATGGGAAGAGCTCCTTGTTGCGATAAGCAAGGACTGAAGAAAGGACCTTGGACGCCCGAAGAAGACGAGAtcctcgttgaatacatcaagAAAAACGGATATGGAAGCTGGAGATCTCTTCCTAAGCTCGCAg GTTTACCTCGGTGTGGGAAGAGCTGTCGACTTAGGTGGACTAATTATCTTCGACCAGATATTAAGAGAGGTCCGTTTACGCTCAAAGAAGAGAAGACTATCATCCAGATGCATCGCATGCTCGGAAATAG GTGGGCTGCCATAGCTTCTAAACTACCAGGAAGAACGGACAATGAGATCAAGAACTTCTGGAACACACACATGAAGAAGCGTCTCTCCCCGATGGGCTTGGTTCTACAATCCCACGGCGGGAGCTTTGTTGAGACTATTGCCAAGTTAGCAGCCCCTGCAATGACACGCCACATGGCGCAATGGGAAAGTGCGAGGCTTGAAGCCGAGGCCCGTCTGTCCAAGGAGTCCTTCCTTATCCCCAATCCCAACCCGTCATCATCGTCATTGTCAACCTCCGGCTCCGAGGTATTAGACCCCTCCGACTACTTCCTTCGGATGTGGAACTCCGAGGTTGGAGAATCGTTTCGAAGTTTAAGCAAGCAAGAGCAGCCCATCAATCATCAGGCATCCATATCCATAAAATGTGAATCAGGATCAGGGTCTGGGGTAACAACAGAAGTGGCGCCCACCGAGGACATGGAGAGCAAGAGCTGTAGCAGATcagatggtgatggtggtggaggtgaatGTTCGGAGATGTCGAGCTCCAATGAAGTGGCAGAAGAGGAAGATTCGTCGGAGACATCGTTGCATCTACTGCTAGATTTCCCAGGTCCAGGTAACGATGATGAAATGGGTTTCTTCcagggagagatgatgatgatgatgagtaatACCTCTCTCTTCCCCACCTTGTTGAACGAAACCTCGTATTGA
- the LOC122081464 gene encoding uncharacterized protein LOC122081464, with protein MATDERAGAEITRGREACDRFSAELMKELGFPSGVLPMGELEECGRVRSTGFVWWKCKAAYEHFNVATNTKNSYAAETTAYVEKGRMKKMTGCKARQMMLWVPIVEMYLDGNKISFKSSMGVGKSFPIISFMNEEEKKAYLQQNGAAK; from the coding sequence ATGGCCACAGATGAGAGAGCAGGAGCTGAAATTACCCGAGGAAGGGAAGCCTGTGATCGATTTTCAGCTGAGCTGATGAAAGAGCTTGGATTCCCAAGTGGTGTCCTTCCCATGGGAGAGCTTGAAGAATGCGGGAGGGTCAGATCCACTGGCTTTGTGTGGTGGAAATGCAAAGCTGCTTATGAGCACTTTAATGTGGCAACCAATACCAAGAACAGCTATGCTGCTGAGACCACTGCGTATGTTGAGAAGgggaggatgaagaagatgacagGATGCAAGGCTAGGCAGATGATGCTGTGGGTTCCTATAGTGGAGATGTACCTAGATGGTAACAAGATCTCCTTCAAGTCATCCATGGGGGTGGGCAAGTCCTTCCCCATCatctcttttatgaatgaagaagaaaagaaggctTATCTCCAACAAAATGGTGCAGCAAAGTAG
- the LOC122082719 gene encoding uncharacterized protein LOC122082719, giving the protein MATDERAGAEIIRGREACDRFSAELMKELGFPSGVLPMGELVECGRVRSTGFVWWKCKAPYEHFNVATNTKNSYAAETTAYVEKGRMKKMTGCKARQMMLWVPIAEMYLDGNKISFKSSMGVGKSFPIISFMNEEEKKACLQQNGSAPN; this is encoded by the coding sequence ATGGCTACTGATGAGAGAGCAGGGGCTGAAATTATCCGCGGAAGGGAAGCCTGTGATCGATTTTCGGCAGAGCTGATGAAGGAGCTTGGGTTCCCAAGTGGTGTCCTTCCCATGGGAGAGCTGGTAGAATGTGGGAGGGTCAGATCCACTGGCTTTGTGTGGTGGAAATGCAAAGCTCCCTATGAGCACTTCAATGTGGCAACCAACACCAAGAACAGCTATGCTGCTGAGACCACTGCGTATGTGGAGAAGgggaggatgaagaagatgacagGATGCAAGGCTAGGCAGATGATGTTGTGGGTTCCTATAGCAGAGATGTACCTTGATGGTAACAAAATCTCCTTCAAGTCATCCATGGGGGTGGGCAAGTCCTTCcctattatctcttttatgaatgaagaagagaagaaggctTGTCTCCAACAAAATGGCAGTGCACCAAATTAA
- the LOC122080696 gene encoding remorin-like produces the protein MGEGEPKKEVTVEVPLDPAPPPTPPPVEGPKDAGEEKTVIPPPPEETEKVDDSKALSMIEKVPESTGEKSSGRSNERDASLARLESEKRLALIKAWEDNEKTKAENKAHKKLSAIGSWENTKKSAVEAKLKKIEEKLEQQKAEYAEKMKNEVALIHKEAEERRAMIEAKRGEDLLKAEEQAAKYRATGNTPKTITGCFGS, from the exons ATGGGAGAGGGGGAGCCGAAGAAGGAAGTGACCGTAGAAGTGCCTTTGGATCCTGCGCCACCTCCGACTCCGCCGCCTGTCGAAGGTCCAAAAGACGCCGGGGAGGAGAAAACAGTTATTCCACCACCACCGGAAGAGACAGAGAAGGTTGATGACTCTAAAGCTCtttcaatgattgaaa AGGTCCCAGAATCTACAGGAGAGAAAAGTTCTGGCCGCTCCAATGAGAGAG ATGCTTCTCTTGCACGGCTTGAATCAGAGAAGAGATTGGCTTTGATTAAAGCATgggaagataatgaaaaaacaaaagcagAGAACAA GGCCCATAAAAAGTTGTCTGCCATTGGATCATGGGAGAATACCAAGAAATCGGCTGTGGAAGCTAAGCTGAAAAAGATTGAG GAAAAACTGGAACAGCAGAAGGCAGAGTATgcagagaaaatgaaaaacgaGGTAGCTCTAATCcacaaagaagcagaagaaaggCGGGCAATGATTGAAGCCAAGCGTGGGGAAGATCTTCTTAAAGCAGAGGAGCAAGCTGCAAAGTATCGGGCAACAGGGAATACACCAAAGACAATCACTGGATGCTTTGGAAGTTGA